GACTGATGAAACATTGAGTTTAATTCGCGAAACTAGAAATTCATGTAAAGAGGCATAAAGCTTCAATACTGTTGTAGTTACAGATGGAGGGAATAATGACAACTCAGCTTAAGCGCGCAGTTGGCACATTTTCCAGCCGAACAGAGGCTGAATCCGCTCTCAATGCCTTAAGAGAGTCAGGATTCTCAATGGATAAAGTTTCAATTCTTGCTAAAGACTCAAATCGCAACGACCGGGTTGCAGGGGTTGACGTACAAGACCGCAATCAAGTAAAAGAACGTGGTGAAACCGAGGCGCAAGAAGGTGCTGGTATTGGTGCAACCACAGGTACAGTTTTAGGCGGTGTTGGTGGTTTACTAGTAGGCTTAGAAGCCTTGCTTATTCCTGGTGTAGGTCCTTTCCTCGCCGGTGGAACAATCGCTACAACCTTAGCTGGTGCAGGTGTTGGTGCAGCTGCAGGAAGTATAGTCGGCGCACTGACAGGGTTAGGAATTCCTGAAGAAGAAGCACAAGTGTACAGCGATCGCATCGCGCAAGGCGATTACTTAGTCTTCATCGAAGGTACCGCCGCAGATATTGACCGCGCTGGCACAATTCTAAGTAGCCGAGGTATTCATCAGTGGGCGGTCTACGATATGCCTGCTAACCAAAGCCGCACAAATACAACTCCGACTCAAGCCGAGACTGTACGTCAAGAAACCGTTGAGCGCAGAACGCCGCAACATAACAGTGAATTTCATACCGAGCGTGTTGTCAACAGTACAACTACTGAACCTAATGTAAAAGTTGTTGACAAACGTCAAGAAACGCGCTAGATACAGTCCTGCATAATTTTTTAACTCCGAGATTGGTAAATATTCCGCTTCTAGTATTCCTACACGTGGGGTAGGGGGCTTACCCTCTCGGAGTTCCTACCGTACAAACGAATCAAAATACATTCGGCAAAAAATTGGGAACCTGCCAAAGCGTGTAGCCGATAGACACAACTATCAAAGTAATCAAAGCTGTCAGTACATAACTCACACACATTAATAAACCATCTGATTCCAAAGTCGCCACAGCAAATAGCAAGATTCCTACAGTGGGAATCGGATTTGTAAAAGGAATCGGAGAAATTAACAAGATTGCCAACCAAGAAATACACACTCCATTAATTTGCCAAGCGATATGGCTTTGGGCGAGTGCAGTCCAACGCGGACGCGCAACTTTTTCAACTATGCGCGTGACACGTCTTAAATTTTGCAGTATTTGTAAAATAAAACGGCGGGGAAACTGAAATTTTGCAACTTTTTTAGGCAACCAAGGCGATCGCTTTCCCAAAGCCATTTGTAACGAAAGTAACAAACAACCCGAACCTAGTGGACCTGTGAACCCAGGTGGCATTGGGAACAAAAAAGGTAAAACGAGTAAGGCAATCACTAAGCTAAAACCCCTTTCCGAGGTTTCTGCCAGAATCTCACCAATTGTTAACGGCTGAGAAGCTAATTTTTCTAGCAGCAATTTAATATCGTGAGAAAATCTAAGCATTGGGTGTTCGTATCAAAACAGCTAAGGCATCAGAACAGCTAAGGCGCGCGGAATAACACAAAAATGCGCAGGCGTATACGTTGTAATTTCTCCATCAGTATTGATTGGCAGTGGCTTGCGCGTGTATACTTCAATTTCCTGACCGTGAAAAGCCCGAACACCCGACGATTGCGTATGCCTTCCCCGCCGCAGCGCCGGAAACAAAGTTAACATCTGCCACCAATGCTGTATTTCTAGACTGTACACATCCAACCTTTGGTCATCAATCTTGGCATCGTGTACGATCGCCATTCCACCTCCATAGTAACGACCATTGCCAACCGCAATTTGAATTGTTCTCACCTGAATTGATTGTCCATTGCACCGAATTTCTGCGTAAAATGGGTGCGCTTGCCACATTGCTTCAATTGCCGTTATAGCATAAGCAAAAACTCCCCAACGTCGCTTAGCTTCCTTCGTCAACTTCTGTGTAATTTGCACACTCAGCCCAAGACTGGCAACATTGAAAAAGTGCTTACCATTGACCCAGCCCAAATCAATGTACTGAATATTACCGCAAGCAATAATTTTACAAGCTGCGGCGAGATTCGGAATTCCTAGCGTACGTGCTAAGTCATTAGCAGTTCCCAAAGGCAAAATTCCCAAAGGTAACTGCGAATCTACCAAACCATCAACCGCAGCATTCAACGTTCCATCGCCACCACCTACAATTGCTAAATCAACTTTATTTTGATAACTGCGAATAATTTCCGGCAAAAACCGCGCATCTTCCGTGATTTCTGGGATCAACTCCAAGCCCAAGCTTTCCAACTGGGCGATCGCTTGTGCAAGATTGCGTCCTTGGCGCGCGTGACGATTGACGAGTAGCAATGCTCGACGAGTCATTTTATTATAGATATTCGCTAAATTTAATCAGAAAGAATTTGCACAGTTCCTAGCTGACCATCGATTTCTACTCTTTGACCATCTTTCAGAATAACCGTCGCATTATGAATATCCATAACTGCCGGTAATCCGTACTCGCGCGCCACAATTGCCCCATGAGAAAGGCGTCCTCCTACTTCCGCAATCAGCCCACCAGATCTTGCCAACAAGGGTGCCCAGCCTGAATCGGTATAGGGTACAACCAGAATCGTATCGCGGTCAATTCCAGAAACTCCTTGCAAATTGCGTAATACCTTAACATATCCTTCCACTCTCCCAGGACTAGCACCAATGCCCTGTAGTAGTGTTGCAGAAGAAGCCGAGGAAGTAGAGGGAGTAGGGGGAGAATTGCCATAGACTAAAAAAGGTGCGTCTAAACTGCGGTCTTCTTCCAAGCGCGATCGCCGCTGCGCCACCAAATCCTTCAACTCATAACTCAATTTCTTCGAGTCAGTACCCGCAACAACCCGCCGCACCTCCTCAAACTCTAAAAAGAAAATATCCCCCTGAGATTCCAACAATCCTGACTCAATCCAAACTCGTTCCAACGCCACAAACCGCCAACGCAAATGCGCCAACAACTGACTATAAACCTCCGTCACCCTCCCCTTCAAATCAACACGCGCTTGCACCAAACCTTTCTTTCCTCCGTGTTCTCTGTGTCTCTGTGGTTCGTTTCCTCCTAAACCCGCATTCCCGACAAACTGCACAAACAACTCACGGACATACTCCGGTTCCTCCCGCCAAGTTGGAATTGCAATATCAGTCCCCACTTCACTCAAATAGCCATAACGCACCAACAACTCATCAAACCGTTGTAAGATCTCTTTACCACGATTTGTTGCCCCCAACTGCACAAACACCGATTCCGTAGATTCTGGTACCACAGGTAAAACACGACGCGCATCCTCAGCAATTTGCGCAAGCGATCGCAACGCCGCAACCTCAGGAGTCAGACTGTTATCAATTTCTGTATCTTTTGTCTTAAAAATTGCCTGCCGTAAAGCCGCGCTCAAAGGTGCCAAAATGCTGTAATAAGTCGCCTTTTTCAGCAACACCAAAATCGAGTCAATCTGCGATAGCAACTTCGCGGGATCGCGATCACCAAAAGCACTCAACGCGGCTAACGCTGGCTGAAAGTGTTGTCGGTAATCTTTTTCAAAATCTTGAACCAAATTCAACTCGCGGTTGAGTAACCGCATTAAACCTGGGGTATTGCGTAGCGTTGAACGTAACGGCGGTTTACTAAACTTTGCGCCCCGCGTCAAAAATTCCAAACTTTCCGGCGGTAAACCCATGCGTAAAAAGATCCGCCCCAGCAAAGAAGCATTAAAGTAAGCCCGCGAATAATGCAAAGTTGCGGTTTGATTAAAATCTAAACCTCGCGCGCGACTTCCTAAAACAATCGTGAAGATTTCGCCCCACACGCCACAAGTTAACGGACGATTAATCGACCAAGTGAGCGGACGAATCAATCCTGGAATTACTTCAGCGGCGATTTTTCGCGTCCAAATTGGTAACAGCGTCGTAATCGGGCGGGATTGTAACAACCATAAAGTTTTGCCATCGTAACTCCACTCGATATCTTGCGGAATACCGTGATAGCGTGCTTCTAGGTGTCGGGCTAAAAACGCAACTTGTTGAATCAAGCGTGGTGGGATATCACCCTCACCCTCAACGTTTAACGTTATGTTTTCCGGTAAAACCCAGTTTTGGCTATGTTCTAAGTCAGCTTGGGACACAATAACGCGATATTGCTCTGGTGTCACTTGTCCTGAAACAACTTTGCTAGCATTTCCTGGTAAAGCTTCAATCACCACAGCATCACCTTGCTGTGTCATCGGATCGCGGCTAAACGCAACTCCTGAAAACACGCCTTGTACTTGTGTTTGAATTAGTACTGCCATTGCAGCTTCTGGCAAACCGCGCGCTTTGCGATACTCGATTGCACCTGGATCGTCGTAAGAAGCCAAAACTGTTGCGATCGCCTGCTGTAATTGCTCTTGACTCGTTACACCTAAAACTGTTTTATACTGTCCTGCGGCTGAAGCTTGCTGAGAATCTTCCCCTACGGCGGAAGAACGTACAACTAATGGAGATTTTTCTGATGTTGGGAGATAAGTTACTAAAGGTTCTGAATCGTCACCAGGAGGAAGTATCCAACCCATTGGTACTGGGTAGCCCCAGCGTAGTAACTGTGATAATGTAGCGGCTTTTTGTCCGACTTGAGCCGCGGATAATTCATCACTCAAGGAAACTATAGCTTTATCACCACGAAAAAAGCGAAACACTTTTTGCGACTCCGCGTGTCCTGCATCTGCTGTTAAGTTTAAATCGTCAGGGATTTTTTGATAAATCCATCCGAGAAGAACTGCTAGCGCGATCGCCGCGACAATTCGGGCGGAATCATGCGGGCGTAGCAATGCAGTCAGCAACGGAAATAAAATTAAAATGCCAAATTTACCTAATTGCCTTTCACGAAGGATAGTAAAACTAATTCCACCAATCAGAAATACTAAACCCGCAACAACTGGATCGTGAACAATAAATCCCCAAACAACATTTGTCGTTCCCGCACCTCTACCGATCCAATAGCGCCCCATTACCAGCGCAATTAACGCAATTAACTCCCATTCGGGGGCTTGTGGAAAGAACGCCCGCGCCATCAGCACCGCCGCTATTCCTTTTAAAGCTTCAGATAAAACTGCGAGAATGCCTACAAGTTTACCACCGTGATAAAAAGCTGCGGAAACACTGATATTTCCTGTACCGATATTTGCCAAGTTACGCCGCGTCAGCGCTGATGTTATCCAAGCAATTAATGGTAATCCACCAATGAGGGGACAGATCAAAAAAATGGCGATCGCACCCCAGACTTGCAGCATTTTAGAATTAGAAACTAGGGTTGAGGGACTTCTGATTAGTTAGAGTAACGCAACTTTGGCAGATTATTTTTGTGATTTGCTTCTTACTTACTTTAAAGTAATACCTCGGTGCATGGCAAAAACAGAGGTCAGTAATCAGAGTTTTGTATAGATTTGTATCTAGAAAAAATATTTGTGTTGAACTTGCTAGCGATGCGATCACTTCGGCGTCTATCGCTTAATCTTCGGTTGACTCTGCTTTGTGATCTCTGACCTCCGACGCCTCCTATTCACTATTGAGTATAGGCTACCTGCAGCGCCCATAAAATGAGAACCGCGATTGAACCTAATATCAGCATTGTTGAAATCGCAACCGCTTTAGGAGAATCGGCCCCCTTAAATTTCATGATGCCACGGTCTAAGTCAGACATATATGCTCTCCTCTAGTGTCAAAATTCTGATCTTATCCGTTTTCGATTTTAATATTTTTACTTGCTATTTTGTAAAACTTATGATTAAAAAAAATCTTTTTTATGCTATCGCGGAAAGAGACAGGTTGGCAATCATGGACAAGATAAAGAACACGCGATCGCGATTTGGTGTCAAAACTATAGACTTATTTCTGAAAAGCTGAAAAAAATTGTGGGAAGACGGCGCATAACACTTATAAATAAAGCGTTTAGATTTACCTCCCCAACAAATGGCATAAGGAAAAATTCCCTAACCTCCGATCCCTGATTCCTCTAAAAAAAGCCCTCATCTGACAACAGAATTGGGCTGTATGCAATAAATATATAATTTTGGCTTAGATAACGACCGCAGAGCCATTACGTTGATAAAGCTCTACTTGTTCTTTCCAAGCTTTCCCATCTAAAGCCATCTGCTCAATGGAACTGGCTAGACGTAAAGCTTTAAGCGCTTGTTCGCCGCCTACTGAAGGTTGATTGCCACCACGTACGCATGAGACAAAGTGTTCTAATTCGGCGTGTAGTGGTTCGATGTTACTTGTGTAAACTTTCTCAATCAAGCCATCTTGACGATAAAGTACCTGACCATAATCTGTCATGTAGTTGGCGGTTGTCTGACGGTGAATCAAG
This is a stretch of genomic DNA from Chroogloeocystis siderophila 5.2 s.c.1. It encodes these proteins:
- a CDS encoding lipid kinase, translated to MTRRALLLVNRHARQGRNLAQAIAQLESLGLELIPEITEDARFLPEIIRSYQNKVDLAIVGGGDGTLNAAVDGLVDSQLPLGILPLGTANDLARTLGIPNLAAACKIIACGNIQYIDLGWVNGKHFFNVASLGLSVQITQKLTKEAKRRWGVFAYAITAIEAMWQAHPFYAEIRCNGQSIQVRTIQIAVGNGRYYGGGMAIVHDAKIDDQRLDVYSLEIQHWWQMLTLFPALRRGRHTQSSGVRAFHGQEIEVYTRKPLPINTDGEITTYTPAHFCVIPRALAVLMP
- a CDS encoding general stress protein: MTTQLKRAVGTFSSRTEAESALNALRESGFSMDKVSILAKDSNRNDRVAGVDVQDRNQVKERGETEAQEGAGIGATTGTVLGGVGGLLVGLEALLIPGVGPFLAGGTIATTLAGAGVGAAAGSIVGALTGLGIPEEEAQVYSDRIAQGDYLVFIEGTAADIDRAGTILSSRGIHQWAVYDMPANQSRTNTTPTQAETVRQETVERRTPQHNSEFHTERVVNSTTTEPNVKVVDKRQETR
- a CDS encoding glycerol-3-phosphate acyltransferase, with product MLQVWGAIAIFLICPLIGGLPLIAWITSALTRRNLANIGTGNISVSAAFYHGGKLVGILAVLSEALKGIAAVLMARAFFPQAPEWELIALIALVMGRYWIGRGAGTTNVVWGFIVHDPVVAGLVFLIGGISFTILRERQLGKFGILILFPLLTALLRPHDSARIVAAIALAVLLGWIYQKIPDDLNLTADAGHAESQKVFRFFRGDKAIVSLSDELSAAQVGQKAATLSQLLRWGYPVPMGWILPPGDDSEPLVTYLPTSEKSPLVVRSSAVGEDSQQASAAGQYKTVLGVTSQEQLQQAIATVLASYDDPGAIEYRKARGLPEAAMAVLIQTQVQGVFSGVAFSRDPMTQQGDAVVIEALPGNASKVVSGQVTPEQYRVIVSQADLEHSQNWVLPENITLNVEGEGDIPPRLIQQVAFLARHLEARYHGIPQDIEWSYDGKTLWLLQSRPITTLLPIWTRKIAAEVIPGLIRPLTWSINRPLTCGVWGEIFTIVLGSRARGLDFNQTATLHYSRAYFNASLLGRIFLRMGLPPESLEFLTRGAKFSKPPLRSTLRNTPGLMRLLNRELNLVQDFEKDYRQHFQPALAALSAFGDRDPAKLLSQIDSILVLLKKATYYSILAPLSAALRQAIFKTKDTEIDNSLTPEVAALRSLAQIAEDARRVLPVVPESTESVFVQLGATNRGKEILQRFDELLVRYGYLSEVGTDIAIPTWREEPEYVRELFVQFVGNAGLGGNEPQRHREHGGKKGLVQARVDLKGRVTEVYSQLLAHLRWRFVALERVWIESGLLESQGDIFFLEFEEVRRVVAGTDSKKLSYELKDLVAQRRSRLEEDRSLDAPFLVYGNSPPTPSTSSASSATLLQGIGASPGRVEGYVKVLRNLQGVSGIDRDTILVVPYTDSGWAPLLARSGGLIAEVGGRLSHGAIVAREYGLPAVMDIHNATVILKDGQRVEIDGQLGTVQILSD
- a CDS encoding exopolysaccharide biosynthesis protein — translated: MLRFSHDIKLLLEKLASQPLTIGEILAETSERGFSLVIALLVLPFLFPMPPGFTGPLGSGCLLLSLQMALGKRSPWLPKKVAKFQFPRRFILQILQNLRRVTRIVEKVARPRWTALAQSHIAWQINGVCISWLAILLISPIPFTNPIPTVGILLFAVATLESDGLLMCVSYVLTALITLIVVSIGYTLWQVPNFLPNVF